In Candidatus Eremiobacteraceae bacterium, the sequence ATCGCCATCTCCATCATGTAGGGCGTGGTGGGCGCTTTGCTGCCCGCCATCGGCTCCACGCTGAACGCGACGATGTCGCCCTTTTGCACGGGCATGGACATGTCCATCATCGTCATGCCGCCGTGCATCACCATACCCGCCTTGTGCGGCGTGCCCTTGCGCGTGATCCACACCTGATACGCCATGCCGCGCGGCGGCTCGGGCACGGTCGCAAGCAGCATGCCGTTGTGCCCGTGCGCGGGAGGCTGCAGCACGGCGCAGCGCCACATCTTACCATTGGCATCCGCATGCGGCCCCATCGTCCAATAGGTCCCGCTGGCCAACGCCGTCATCACGGCGTGGCCTGCCTGCGCCTCGTTCTGCAAAGCGACGTCGTCGTGGCGTGCCTGCTCGAGCTGCGATCCGAGCGAATCGACTTGTCGTTGCAGCGCACCGCGCTGTTGCGACTGGTCGATCGAGATCACGCCGAAGATGACCGCGGCGGCTGCGGCCACGCCCGCGAACCAGCCCCAGCCCGCGGGGATGCCGGCGCGCCAACGAGCGCCCGTCTCCAGACTGCTCCGCCGCGCAAGGGTCTGACCCGCGCGGACATCAGCCGCGGCCGCATCGAGGATGCGGGCCTTCAGTCCGGCAGGCGTAGCGACTTGCTCGCACGCCAGCGGCAGGGTGCCGCTGATGCCGAGCATCGCCATCACGTCAGCCCGACAGTCATCGCACTGCGCGATATGCGCGTCCACCAAGCCCCGCTCGTGCGCTGTCAGCGCGCCAAGCGCGTAGCCGGCGGCAAGATCGGTGACGTGCGCGTCGCCGTTCATACGCTCGACAGCCCCAGCTCCGGCGCTTCCAACGAGGCGCGCAGCTTCTGCAGGCCCATGCGCATGCGCCCCTTCACCGTGCCTAAGGGCACGCCCATCAGCTCGGCGATCTCGGTCTGCGTATAGCCTGAGAAATAGGCCAATTCGATACTCTTCTTCTGCTCAGGCGGAAGCCGTTCGAGCGCATGCCGCACCGCATCGCCGCGCAAGCTCGCCCAGACCTGCTGCCAGACGCCGGGCGCCTCGGCCGGTCCGTCAGGCAGCTCGTCCAGCGAGAGCGTGCCGGCACTCGACGCGCTCGCGCGCAACCGGTCGATCGCTCGATGGTGGACGATGGACATCAGCCAGGTTCGTGGGCTGCCTCGTTCCCGTTTATACGATTTTGCCTGACGCCAGGCTGATAAGAACGCGTCCTGGACGACA encodes:
- a CDS encoding anti-sigma factor, which gives rise to MNGDAHVTDLAAGYALGALTAHERGLVDAHIAQCDDCRADVMAMLGISGTLPLACEQVATPAGLKARILDAAAADVRAGQTLARRSSLETGARWRAGIPAGWGWFAGVAAAAAVIFGVISIDQSQQRGALQRQVDSLGSQLEQARHDDVALQNEAQAGHAVMTALASGTYWTMGPHADANGKMWRCAVLQPPAHGHNGMLLATVPEPPRGMAYQVWITRKGTPHKAGMVMHGGMTMMDMSMPVQKGDIVAFSVEPMAGSKAPTTPYMMEMA
- a CDS encoding sigma-70 family RNA polymerase sigma factor codes for the protein MTNQSATDEQLMAALALSDLHALDALYDRYAKPAFALAYRIVGERGGAEDVVQDAFLSAWRQAKSYKRERGSPRTWLMSIVHHRAIDRLRASASSAGTLSLDELPDGPAEAPGVWQQVWASLRGDAVRHALERLPPEQKKSIELAYFSGYTQTEIAELMGVPLGTVKGRMRMGLQKLRASLEAPELGLSSV